Proteins encoded in a region of the Plodia interpunctella isolate USDA-ARS_2022_Savannah chromosome 27, ilPloInte3.2, whole genome shotgun sequence genome:
- the LOC128681443 gene encoding uncharacterized protein LOC128681443, giving the protein MNGPGTSGEGAGTKLGIVQINLQHSKIATAELLKVAEEKGIAIALVQEPYTGSSGRVKQYPGTRVIQCSSNISSRNPVKAAIIVFGDQFRIIHDPQLVTETESAVVLEAGSFRLGVVSVYFDGAADIGPYIERTKATCKSLNTPNTLLAGDVNAWSHWWGSESENERGTEYNAFINEMDYHILNTGNTPTFEVWRRNVLCTSIVDVTACSSSLLGKIRNWKVDRTLITSDHNAITYTLELGVRLQHAAAPTTRVYNTKKANWLAFDETLLSLLAERDITPARVGEIVTGEEMEILTEAYITAIREACESAIPKIGRRRQGTPLPWWTEEIEHLKRDLVRKKKRIKNAAPHRKEHVLQEYNEAKALYAKQSAEAQTRSWKEFCTKQERESMWDGIYRVLRKTSGRKEEPLLRGPDGKTLDPKQSADLLANTFYPEDAVVTDTPYHTQLRKIVQETPQKRLGELKEDDPPFTEAELEAVLQEQNPKKAPGPDGFTSDICARAIRCSREVFMAIANKCLAISYFPRQWKIAHVVILNKPGKEDYTSPKSYRPIGLLSVLGKTLEKLFVRRLQWHLLPTLSPRQYGFLPQRGTEDALYDLLKHVNAEKEAGRSVLIVSLDIEGAFDNAWWPALMNQLRIRRCPRNLYLMVDSYLKDRKIIVNYAGETSERETTKGCVQGSIGGPTFWNIILDPLLQRLSSEEVYCQAFADDGVLVFSGESIDGMEDRVNRILERTVEWGRENKLNFAAHKTQVMLLTKKLKYTPPQITMSGTTLSLVDEIKLLGLTIDRWLNFNSHVRNICTKAASIYKQLICAARVTWGLNGEIIRTLYVAVIEPIATYGACAWAKASENLTNRKALDTLQRGFAQRICKAYRTTSLPAALILAGILPLDLRIQEVASLYEAKKGLSVDFLPPDRKLEEIVKAKDLPHPATKLQLEYTLLEDMTDATQTALQITGPQVYTDGSKMEGRVGAALTWWEDGKETHSQVFSLDSTCTVFQSEIYALHRAVSGALESEDAAINILSDSRSSLDLLCSTRLTHPLAKAIKESIAEMRSRGREVRLFWLRAHVGTAGNERADELAKEGASKETSSPDYAEVPLSYVRRKIREESIARWQDRFDTASQGAVTRTFFPNVSKAYSFVRGTNLNHLHVQILTGHGGFGEYLHRFMLRDSPGCECDPNVSESVWHILLDCPRFQTARYNLECICDTKLRREVLGDLLQNKSTRSHFLNYIEEVAAIATKRNKTAEAQPSTNTNINTDTNSTNTDTNTTRTDTINTQVQQYSSDNQDQLSTLLKAGEAGKPRLRVRGVAMFMNNNSERVGVAFCNDRAKTNIYISPGLGLLLNGSTSKTTMRRKVYDALPTVSVGDQRCRMVRRKNKTIALFATDDISTAFQKVCSVLTSIGGCVLGDTPIPRVLSVDAMAVSHHTGETRDHLGALEASKHHEVVVYENRGQDLGFLLRRDQGGSEATTSRGGSLNQVRDISGSERLQQALEEESRQSKQKGTDQDKDRKKSTVATLLNRMAQAIVSPVKEKMRKLRGTVQLETAVEKFTAPSISRQEVTQITQRTRADMGLVTPPRLKPANDQLAHMENALREFLAITAATRKVNADICSAILQTYKRGNVKSLEVKLEEAEAAIYDLDTQRVIHGSVCGEYMAAYCATEGFIELEKSQPGERDLIRPICPPSDPKVVIAKCTRVMLEDRILEMANTIFGNLTDSTRLECLATTAFTWVNGVPGCGKTTWVVAHVNIESDLIVTATREAVKDLRDKLTPKVGEERAKRRVRTMASLLVNGMMKGETCTRLVVDEALMNHFGSIVMATKITGASETLLIGDHNQLPYIDRHNLFPLKYCRPHKVTTVTKELLCTYRNPQDVAYALSEIYSGIYSAKNLTRSLTLKEYRGANIPKLEDTLYLTHTQAEKELLISQGYGANSGSCTLTIHEAQGRTFDTVIIVRTTTKNSKLPQSVPHAVVAISRHTKTCVYYVDNKKNDAVARFIQRAERATDASIRDYNLKMAIWHGDDKTRDNILASEAELEEA; this is encoded by the coding sequence ATGAACGGACCTGGTACCTCTGGAGAAGGAGCAGGGACAAAACTGGGGATTGTGCAAATCAATCTCCAGCACTCCAAGATCGCCACAGCCGAGCTACTAAAAGTAGCAGAAGAGAAAGGTATTGCTATTGCACTGGTGCAGGAACCATATACTGGATCCAGCGGCAGAGTAAAGCAGTACCCCGGCACTAGAGTAATCCAGTGCTCCTCAAACATCAGCAGCCGGAACCCAGTTAAAGCAGCGATAATAGTTTTCGGTGACCAGTTCAGGATCATACACGATCCTCAGCTGGTGACCGAAACGGAATCTGCAGTGGTGCTGGAAGCAGGCAGCTTCAGGCTTGGAGTAGTCTCTGTATACTTTGACGGAGCGGCCGACATAGGTCCCTACATTGAGCGAACCAAGGCGACATGCAAATCGCTTAACACGCCAAACACCTTGTTAGCGGGAGACGTGAATGCCTGGAGCCACTGGTGGGGCAGCGAATCCGAGAACGAGAGAGGGACGGAATACAACGCCTTCATCAACGAAATGGATTACCACATCCTCAACACCGGAAACACACCGACCTTCGAAGTCTGGCGGAGAAACGTTCTATGCACCAGCATAGTTGACGTGACTGCGTGTAGTTCTTCACTGTTGGGAAAGATCAGGAACTGGAAAGTCGACAGGACGCTCATTACATCAGACCACAACGCCATCACGTACACACTAGAGTTAGGAGTGCGGTTGCAACACGCAGCAGCCCCCACCACTAGAGTGTACAACACCAAAAAGGCAAACTGGTTAGCGTTCGACGAAACACTCCTGTCTTTGCTTGCGGAAAGGGACATAACACCTGCCAGAGTAGGAGAGATAGTGACCGGAGAGGAAATGGAGATCCTTACAGAAGCCTACATAACAGCTATTCGGGAAGCGTGCGAAAGCGCGATCCCTAAGATAGGCAGAAGGCGCCAAGGTACCCCCCTTCCCTGGTGGACGGAAGAAATAGAACACCTAAAAAGGGACCTCGTTCGTAAAAAGAAAAGGATTAAAAACGCTGCCCCGCACCGGAAGGAACACGTACTGCAAGAGTATAATGAGGCCAAGGCGTTATACGCCAAGCAATCAGCAGAGGCCCAAACTCGAAGCTGGAAGGAGTTCTGCACAAAGCAGGAGAGAGAGAGTATGTGGGACGGAATCTACCGTGTCCTCAGGAAAACATCAGGAAGGAAAGAAGAACCACTTCTAAGGGGACCGGATGGAAAGACGTTGGACCCCAAGCAATCTGCCGATCTACTGGCGAACACCTTCTACCCTGAGGACGCGGTGGTAACCGATACCCCGTATCACACTCAACTCCGAAAAATTGTGCAAGAAACACCTCAAAAGCGTTTGGGAGAATTGAAAGAGGACGACCCACCGTTCACCGAGGCCGAATTGGAGGCTGTGCTGCAAGAGCAAAACCCCAAAAAGGCACCGGGACCGGACGGGTTCACCTCGGACATTTGTGCCAGAGCGATTCGCTGCTCAAGGGAAGTATTCATGGCAATTGCCAACAAATGCCTAGCCATTTCTTACTTTCCGAGACAGTGGAAGATCGCCCATGTAGTCATTCTCAACAAACCGGGCAAAGAAGATTACACCAGCCCCAAATCCTATCGCCCCATCGGACTGTTGTCCGTCCTGGGAAAAACGTTAGAGAAACTTTTTGTGAGAAGACTACAATGGCACCTACTCCCAACCCTCAGCCCAAGGCAGTACGGTTTCTTGCCGCAGCGCGGAACCGAGGACGCCCTGTATGACCTGCTGAAGCACGTCAACGCGGAAAAGGAAGCGGGAAGATCCGTGTTGATAGTGTCGCTGGACATAGAGGGGGCCTTCGACAACGCGTGGTGGCCGGCTCTGATGAACCAACTAAGGATCAGACGTTGCCCCAGAAATCTGTACCTGATGGTGGACTCATACCTCAAAGACAGAAAGATAATCGTTAATTATGCAGGCGAAACCAGCGAGCGGGAAACAACCAAGGGATGTGTGCAGGGCTCCATTGGAGGCCCTACTTTCTGGAACATCATATTGGATCCCCTCCTGCAAAGATTATCGTCCGAGGAAGTCTACTGTCAGGCCTTCGCAGATGATGGGGTCCTGGTATTCTCCGGAGAGTCCATAGATGGAATGGAGGATCGCGTCAACAGAATATTGGAGCGGACGGTAGAATGGGGTAGAGAGAACAAGTTAAACTTCGCAGCACACAAGACGCAAGTCATGTTGCTAACAAAAAAACTGAAGTACACTCCTCCCCAAATCACCATGTCCGGAACAACCCTATCTCTGGTAGACGAGATCAAACTCCTAGGACTGACCATAGACAGGTGGCTCAACTTCAACTCGCACGTGCGAAACATCTGCACCAAAGCGGCCAGCATATATAAACAGCTGATATGCGCAGCAAGAGTCACCTGGGGACTTAATGGAGAAATTATCAGGACACTATACGTCGCAGTAATAGAACCTATTGCGACCTATGGGGCCTGCGCATGGGCAAAAGCGTCTGAAAACCTAACCAACAGGAAAGCGCTAGATACACTCCAGAGGGGTTTCGCGCAAAGGATCTGCAAGGCGTACAGAACAACGTCTCTGCCTGCAGCGCTAATCCTTGCAGGAATCCTACCGCTGGACCTGAGAATCCAGGAAGTGGCATCCCTTTACGAGGCGAAGAAGGGGCTCTCCGTCGACTTCCTACCACCAGATCGTAAACTCGAGGAGATTGTAAAAGCCAAAGATTTACCACACCCGGCCACTAAACTCCAACTAGAGTACACTCTGCTCGAGGACATGACAGATGCCACCCAAACTGCACTCCAGATTACTGGCCCACAGGTTTACACCGATGGAAGTAAAATGGAAGGCAGGGTGGGAGCGGCACTTACATGGTGGGAAGATGGCAAGGAGACACACAGCCAAGTCTTCAGCCTGGACTCCACGTGCACCGTATTCCAGTCTGAGATCTATGCACTCCACAGGGCAGTGTCCGGAGCGTTGGAAAGCGAAGATGCAGCAATCAACATCCTGAGCGACTCAAGATCGTCGCTGGATCTGTTGTGCAGCACTCGGCTAACCCATCCTCTGGCAAAGGCCATAAAGGAGAGCATTGCTGAGATGCGGTCGCGAGGGAGGGAGGTCCGTTTGTTCTGGCTCAGAGCTCACGTGGGAACGGCGGGAAACGAAAGGGCGGATGAGCTTGCCAAAGAAGGAGCCTCGAAAGAGACCTCTTCACCCGATTACGCAGAAGTTCCGCTGTCATACGTCAGAAGGAAGATAAGGGAGGAATCTATAGCCAGATGGCAGGATAGATTCGATACTGCCTCCCAAGGTGCGGTCACAAGAACGTTCTTCCCCAATGTAAGCAAAGCTTACAGTTTCGTGCGAGGAACGAATCTAAATCACCTGCACGTACAAATCCTGACGGGACATGGCGGCTTCGGAGAATACCTGCACCGGTTCATGTTGAGAGACAGTCCCGGATGTGAGTGTGACCCGAATGTCAGCGAATCGGTATGGCACATATTACTCGACTGCCCCAGGTTTCAGACTGCCCGTTACAACCTGGAGTGTATCTGCGACACAAAGTTGAGGCGGGAAGTGTTGGGAGATCTGCTGCAAAATAAGTCAACAAGGAGTCACTTCCTCAACTACATCGAGGAAGTAGCGGCCATTGCGACAAAACGCAATAAGACTGCAGAGGCGCAACCATCCACCAACACTAACATCAACACCGACACCAACTCCACTAACACCGACACTAACACCACACGCACCGACACCATCAACACACAGGTGCAGCAGTACTCATCAGACAACCAAGATCAGTTGTCCACACTCTTAAAAGCCGGAGAAGCGGGGAAGCCCAGGCTGCGGGTCCGAGGAGTTGCCATGTTCATGAACAACAACTCGGAACGAGTGGGAGTGGCCTTCTGCAACGACAGGGCGAAGACTAACATCTATATCTCACCGGGACTCGGACTCCTGTTGAACGGAAGCACAAGCAAAACGACCATGCGCCGTAAAGTTTACGACGCCTTACCTACGGTCTCCGTGGGGGATCAGCGGTGTCGAATGGTGCGGAGGAAGAACAAAACCATCGCACTTTTCGCCACTGATGACATCTCTACGGCTTTTCAGAAGGTCTGCAGCGTGCTAACGTCGATAGGGGGCTGTGTTCTGGGGGATACTCCCATTCCTAGAGTGCTAAGCGTGGATGCCATGGCAGTGTCTCACCACACGGGCGAAACAAGAGATCATCTGGGCGCCCTTGAAGCCTCAAAACATCATGAGGTAGTGGTATATGAGAACAGAGGTCAAGACCTCGGGTTTCTCTTGAGACGTGACCAGGGTGGAAGCGAAGCCACTACGAGCCGCGGGGGATCCCTGAACCAAGTTCGGGATATCAGCGGATCGGAGAGGCTGCAACAAGCGCTCGAAGAGGAGAGTCGCCAGTCGAAGCAGAAAGGCACCGACCAGGACAAAGATAGGAAGAAGTCCACGGTTGCCACACTCCTAAACCGAATGGCCCAAGCTATCGTAAGCCCGGTAAAAGAGAAGATGAGAAAACTCAGAGGAACGGTTCAACTGGAAACGGCAGTGGAAAAATTCACAGCCCCATCCATATCCCGCCAAGAGGTTACGCAGATCACCCAGCGAACCAGAGCGGATATGGGGCTTGTGACCCCCCCTCGGCTGAAGCCAGCGAACGATCAGCTGGCACACATGGAGAACGCTCTTCGAGAGTTCTTAGCGATAACGGCTGCCACAAGGAAAGTCAACGCGGACATCTGCAGTGCGATACTGCAGACTTACAAACGTGGCAACGTCAAGTCGCTCGAAGTGAAACTGGAAGAAGCGGAGGCCGCAATTTACGACCTAGACACACAACGTGTTATACACGGTAGCGTGTGCGGGGAGTATATGGCGGCATACTGCGCAACGGAAGGCTTCATAGAACTCGAAAAGAGCCAGCCGGGAGAGAGGGACCTCATCCGGCCAATATGTCCCCCCAGTGACCCGAAGGTTGTGATTGCCAAGTGCACCAGAGTGATGCTAGAAGACAGAATTCTTGAGATGGCTAACACCATCTTCGGGAACCTGACAGATAGCACCCGACTGGAATGCTTGGCGACCACAGCTTTCACATGGGTGAACGGGGTGCCCGGATGCGGTAAAACCACATGGGTAGTCGCTCACGTCAACATCGAGAGCGACCTCATAGTGACCGCCACTAGGGAAGCAGTCAAAGATCTCAGGGACAAACTGACACCAAAGGTCGGGGAAGAACGAGCCAAACGGCGAGTTCGGACCATGGCCTCACTGTTGGTAAACGGGATGATGAAGGGCGAAACGTGCACCCGTCTTGTGGTGGACGAAGCCCTAATGAATCATTTCGGATCCATAGTGATGGCTACAAAGATCACAGGAGCCAGCGAGACCTTGTTGATTGGAGACCACAACCAGCTACCCTACATCGACCGACACAACCTGTTCCCTCTGAAGTACTGCAGACCCCACAAAGTCACGACAGTCACGAAGGAGTTGTTGTGTACGTACAGAAACCCACAGGACGTGGCGTATGCCCTTAGTGAAATCTACAGCGGCATTTACTCGGCCAAGAATCTTACGCGCTCCCTGACACTGAAAGAATATAGAGGGGCTAATATCCCGAAGTTGGAAGATACGTTGTATCTGACCCATACCCAGGCTGAGAAGGAGCTCCTAATCAGCCAAGGATATGGAGCCAACTCGGGTTCCTGCACCCTTACTATTCATGAAGCCCAGGGCCGCACGTTTGATACAGTGATCATCGTACGTACAACAACCAAAAACTCCAAGCTGCCCCAGAGTGTCCCACACGCGGTAGTTGCAATCTCTAGACACACGAAGACCTGTGTGTACTACGTGGATAATAAAAAGAACGACGCAGTAGCTCGTTTTATTCAACGTGCAGAGAGAGCAACTGACGCTTCCATCCGGGACTACAACCTGAAAATGGCGATTTGGCATGGTGACGACAAGACTCGGGACAACATCCTCGCATCCGAAGCGGAGCTGGAGGAGGCCTGA